CTCTGCACCACAACGATACTCATACATTTTCCTTTGAAACATCCCAATTAGTCTACAATATAGCGGATACCTTAAAGTAATTTAGAAACTTTGAACAATGTAATATCTAATTCAGCATTTTTGGGTTTACCCTACATCAATAGTTCCCATAGAGAGAACTGCAGTTGCAATTTAAATATTGctggtatttacttgtttacGAAAGACGTTAGCCTCCGAACCGCTGATTTAGTTGTGCCCTTGGTCTTCTTCGTTTGTTCCTTCACGCCTCTGAAACAAAAAGTTGTGTGTTAGTAGTGCcagttatttattgaataaacaaAGAACTACATACATAGTGAGAAGTATAGGATCAGTACAGTTTGTAGTATATTACAATGATGTTGGCTGAAAATTGCTGGTAGATTAACTTTGGCAGCATCATACTGTCACTCAACCAATCTTATACTTGATTATTACTTATTCATAGTGCTTTAAGGGTATTACTAGACCTGAATTGCGCCAtcattagaaaaaaataatctctAGAATGGTTCTCGATGTTTCAGCCAACGACTGCACACAGTGCGGCGGATTGTGTGCTGTTGTGTATGTAAGAAAGTGGATCAAATAAACgcttatctatctatatatcaCTCACAGGTATCGGGTGAGGTCCTCGATGTCCACGAGCATGGCGTCCTGCCCCATGTGCAGCTCGTCGCGCGCCAGCAGCCGCTGCACCAGCTCGCCGTTCAGCGCCGAGATCTCGCCGTGCAGCGCGTTCACTATCACCTGTGGGGACGGACAATGGGTTAATTGCTTTATCTTTAAGTGACGTCAGCAAAAGACATAGCTAGGTAGACACCACATGCGGAATTTATACTTTCAGGCTAAAATCTAATATAAAGTCTATAAATTTTTCTCAGATACCAAATCTGATCTGGTATTAATATTTCACTACTTGACTTTTGCACTTGTCAATTtggtatctgagataaaatacTTTACTGTTGAGTATTAGCTAATTAGATCTTGTGTGTCTTCTGTTTCTGGACGTAGGGCTCTCCCAAAGCGCGCCACTGAATGCGATCTATaactttccgcatccaatcattaccagccaCATTTCGtcagtcgtcaccccatctagccggagggcgtcctacACTACGTTTACCTAGTCACGGTCTCCACTCTACAACatgtttaccccatcggttatcggcttcgacagatgtgaccagcccactgctacttaagcttactaactcagTGAGTGAGagtcggtgactttagttctctgtcgtATCACTTCGTTGCGTCTTCTTTCCATAGCTCACTGAATGTCATTCAGTTAATGGACCAGCCCCACTATAAGTATCCACGTTTCAGTCCCGTATGTCATAGATATTGTGTGTATCGATTAAATATACATCAAGTCATCTAGGTTACATCTGACTATGGGAATCAAAACGCATTTTGTTGACGGTAGGTACAGTCTACGAACCGTGGAACTGGCACTGGTTATTACAACGTTTTGCTATCGATACCGCGGCTTATCGTAAAGAAATGCATAAATGGAATCACAGTGTTTGGAACATACCATAGAGGCCACACTGTGcttaatggacaacatttcaaaaaactaaagctgctataaatcgaaaaccatttcgagatttagctctaaaggacacaaaaaaaatgtttttgtattttttggatgtatcatttttgagaaaatcataaaatagtaaaaaagtgctgatgacgtcatgcatcaggtgcgatgcattttgatgatcaaagcctatagatttaaaaacaaagtaactgtcactttcatttttgattgaatttgacgtttcatcgtgacgttgttgtttatttgggtcattttcattaattctgttctgacactttctgactatttttttatttattattaacagatgacctctatataatatgtcccagagcatgccaccgcctacacagctgaaacaatgcttctgcttatttttttacatgataagtacctactttccatcatcagaaatatcaatgtcatttgaaaatgacccatttgttggttggcatgtaaacaaagtttaaatgtcacttgtcagtgtcatttatgttttttttcgagactcaggcaatagacaaaaataaaaattgagcctaatatgtgacttcacttccggttttaaaataataaactttaaagttaaaaataacatgctaaaattaatgtatatacaaaataaaaaaatacgggtccactaattttctataatctttccgaatagctaataaaaatatagggtaaagaaaatgaaatgttgtccattaagGGCGTCCTCAGTCGAAGTCGAACCGTTTGCCTACTCTGTACCACGTATGCCTCTTTATGCTTGATCCATATGAGGATGTCCCTTTCgatgcaaaaataaataaatcattgtGGTTAAGACACAATTAGTACGGGCCAAGTAACCTTAATGAAATGACAAAGTGAGGTCAAGCATACCGTGGAAGGTAggttaggtattattgttgttttgtgtttagCCAAACAAATCCATTGTAATATTACCAAGTACTTAGACCGTGAGTCAGCCAGCGAACTCGCGAGCCGACAAGGTCAGCCATTATCGTGAAATATAAAGGCACTCATTCATCATACAACATGCAAACTTGTTGAGATTTTATATATTGTTTTAGGAAAGCATTTAGGTATTGCTTGTAAAGGCGCCATCATAATGTTTTTCTACGGGTCAAGTGCCTTGTACCCAATAAGCATTTCAATTGTCTGGCGTTATAAAAATAGTGATATAGATTTTTCAAATAACTTAAGTAGCTCTTTATTCAACTATAGTTTAACTGTTGTCAGACTGTTTTCATGCTAGCTACTCGACCCATAGATACCTTTACTTAATTTTGGGGAAAATATAGATTGCGTCTAGTCTAGAATATTTATTCTTATATaggaatataataatattaatctaaaaaaaatattacgttTCTACACACTGCAACCTTTTAACACTAATTTATGAAACAGTAGGCTGGCACTTCGTTCAAAGAAAGACATAGCGTGCGCGCGTGTTTGAGTTGATAACGATGGAATCGGGCCAAGAACGACCGAGGCTAATTTCTGTCGTAAACGGTCCACGACGAAAATATACCTTCTCATACATGTGAATTGATTATATTTTccatgtccagcagtggactgtaggtataatataatagtataatattagtacttgggacataatataatatgaatgGTTTTATATTCAGcccatgtccagcagtggaatgTTACGGGTTGTGTGTGAGGGAGTTACAATCTTACTAATATCTATGATAATAAAAGTATAGCTGTAAATTAAAGAAACTTCAATCTGCATTAGCTAATATTTATGAACTTCTGAATCTATGTGTTTTGCTGCACAGTCATGGTAAATTAACTGACGAAAGGAACGATATAATCAAATCTCAAGACTCCCATATTGTCATtccagatttttttaatggcaCCGGTCTTGGATGTGTGCCAAGGATGGCTAGACTAACACAATGGCGTATAGTAACTGCAGCCCGGAAGTGAGTACCTTAGTAGGTActtcctactaatattataaacgcaaaagtttgtaagtatggaTATATGGATGTTTCTTACTATTTCACAGGACAACGGTTGAGgcaattttgatgaaatttggcatgaaGGAAGCTGACACCCTGAATTAACAtataggatactttttatcccggaattcccacgtaAAATCTTATTAAGGCGACGCTCACGAAAACCACTTGCTAGTCTTTTTCATAATTTCAGAACTATAGTTCACCTGTAGCTGCGCAATGTTCATGTCGGTGAGCAGGTGCCTCGACACGCGGCGCCGGTCGGCCGCCAGCGGAGCGCCCGCCGCCTCCATGCTGCGCCGCAGCATCTCCGTCACCGGCGACACGGAGCGGCAACGTCGCTCGCGCTGGAAACACAAGGAAAGGAAATACTTGAGACTTGAGGGATGATGGCACGGAGCGGCAACGTCGCTCGCGCTGGAAACACAAGGAGAGGGATTACTTGAGACTTGAGGGATGATGGCACGGAGTGGCAACGTCACTCGCGCTGGAAACACAAGGAGAGGAAGAAACCTGAGGTATGGTCTGTGGTATGGTGGAACTGAGCGGCAACGTCGCTCGCACTGGAAACATAAGGAGAGGGAGAAACTTGAGGTATGGTGGGACTGAGCGGCAACGTCACTAGGGTTGGAAATACAAGGAGAGGGAGAAACTTGAGGTATGGACTGTGGTATTGTAGAACTGAGCGGCAATGTCAGTAGGGTTGGAGACATAAGGAAAGGGAATACTTGAGGTATGGTGGAACTGAGAGGCTACGCCACTTGTGTTGGAGATACAAGGAAAGATATCAGTTGAAGATGTATGGGACAAAATGGCAGTGTAAATTTGTTTAACATCTTTTCAGCATACTGTTTACATAACTAGACATAGAACATAATCATTTAATTCCTTACCTCCATCTCAATTCGAGCCAGTTCTTTAGCCTGGGCAAGCGCCATCCTGGCTTCTGTTTGAAGAGTTGCTTGTAGCGCGAGGAAGTCAGACTCTCTCACCTCAACATGCCCCAAGGACTGTGTTGATCTCGACTTCTTTGACAGTGACAATGATGATGGGCGGAGTTTTGCTCCTGAAAATGTATTAGATTAACATTAAAACAGatttaaattatcttataagCAAACATTGATATATGTAtagagatattttatttatagctttGATGGTGTCTCTTTCCTGGGCTAGACAAACTGAGTAAGCTCTatgatttaaataacaaaaaactaatatagtttattttattatttttaaacaaatggttaaattacttaaaaattACCCTTAAACTAAGGATGTCTTGCACCAACCttcaattaaatttttcaccaatctttaaattatgttaaaatctGCCGCATTagattttaaaattgttttgaGGGTTGGTGAAAGACGAAGATACCCTAAGCAAAGAATCagataagtatatattatatgagCCAAACACCATGAAATATAAGCAAACAACACTATTTTGTACAGTTTAGCACAACACAAGGGCACTCACCACTCTGCACAGTACTGATCCTGTCATTTTTGGAGATATTCACAGACAGAGGCCTAGTCTGATATGGATGATTGTTCAGACTATAGTTAGACTTGCTGAAGATGCTTGATTTAGAcaggtttttattattatagatgAGATTTCTTTCTGCATCAGAGGTCTGGGATTCATTGTCTGATGCTGTTTCATTCATGAAACATATTTGGAGATTCTTTCCTGTGTAGCCACATCACAAAATGGTTTACTAGCTGAACACAATATAATGATACAATATGGTCCACCTCTTATTATATTTCCATGTAAagtactatttaaaaaaatcatattattacaatattactttattaagtacttatttaaattaaggGAAATTACTAAATTTGGTACTTTACAtagtaatgtaatgaaatgaaattttacTGCAAACATAGCAGTGTGAAAGGTAAATAGAAAAGACAATTAGTTAGGCACCCATTACCACatgaaacaaatattttaatctgTAAAATGTACACAACATATTACATTGAAGATACTGACCACTCTGTAACCGAGACTGTAGACTGGGCTTCTTGAGTGGTCGGTCCGTGTGTCCCAGACTGTAGTAGTCCTCCGTGTCCGCCCCCATGGCCAACCTCTTCCTGATCTCCTCACGGTCATTGCGTTTCTGCAATTAACAAGTTGATTTGTTAAGAcccaaacaaacaataaacaatGATAACCTTGGGGGAAATAAACTCAATTGCATACTTCATTGTATGATGGCGTATCATAGGAAATGCTAACAATGCGTGTGAATTTATCTAAAATATTTGGATTATTGTCAGTGATCAATGGCCACTCAATCTCGGTCTCTGCACACTCGGCGACCCCTACGGCTCTAGGGCTCAGAGCTGTATAGTCGCACTCCTTCGTTGGCTGCTTGCTCTCTGCTTTCATAAGCATCTTTGATCGCAGCAGGTGCCAGCTTCTTTTGATCCCAGTTTTctcatttatttgtttatcgTCACTTATGTTTTCAGAAGTTTTACTCAACCTCCTCTTTATATTGCTCACTAAATTCTCAAACATTATAAAACTACTCAGTCTTTTCGTTATTTGGCTAAAAATATGGCACgtttgatttttttgtatcacAAAACTTcgtaaacaaaaaatctaaGCATGTCCTGTCACTACTCCTGTCACTTTGACATTTAGGCCAAGGTAAGAGGGTGCGTTCCATTTTTTATCAactctataaaaatattatccagaaaatcaaataaaagggtaataaaaactttattttatacttacaagGCAACAAACATTGTCCAATGATTCATGGTTATCGTATGTTATTGTGTATAAATCCAGTAGGAATCGAGTGTCCTTTTTGTAATGTCTTTGTTCGGGATTGAAATACGGCATGGAAGTCATCGCGGCACTTGGTTTTGTATAACTTTGACTGGGTATAAGTAAAACACAAACACTTATCTTACACCGTTAAATTAAACCTTAACACAATCCACGTTGGTGTAGCACAATACAACTCGGAGACTGTCTGTCTGGCTGCTGAGGTTGAGTCACCGTAGAAAGCTGGCTCTACTACGTGGGTTTGTATTGATAATTATCAAACAGTTACACATGGTTGCAGGCCGATGTGATGTGGATGTGAATGTACCGTTACCGTTACATTGACTGGCGCGTGGATTTAAATAGTTCTTTGTGCTTGCGTAGTTAGCCCACTGATAAACTCGTGTGGAATAAAAAAGATGTAGCAAAAAACTAACGTTTTGGCTGTTTTTCGCAAGTTTACTTAACTAGACTTAGAACGTTAGAACTCTACTCACTCTTCTTTCTGCTTCCTTTGCTGCTCTCAAATGGCTTTCGATTGTATCTATGTCTAATGTCGGCAATGCTGTTTCTATATTGTACACGTCAAaacttcctgtaaaaaatgtTCAGCTTGAAACAGTGACGTATAAGTAGTTACACGAATAATGGAGATTAATGCAGGATTGATGCCTCAGGTGGGTATGATGACCCAGTAGCTTGGCATTATAATCAAAGcttgacatattattatacacaatatcggtaagtacatagttattaagtttattttaattgctttaccTTGTTTTGACAGTACCATACGGACAGAACGAGAGACATAGATTGAATGTCGACATTaggttaaatttaatttctgCATTAGCATACTATAACTCAGGCTACGTTCCCAGTAGACAAACTGAGTTAGCGGTGTATCGGTTTTAACTATTTAGGAATATGCTGAGTGTTCAGTCTATAACATTTGGTAATTGTCACTTAAATTAGTAATGAGAATGAGCAAACAATTGCGGTGGTAGCttagtcgggtaagcgcccgcttctcacgcaagagatgcgggttcgaatcccggcgctacatgtaggtaccaatgagttcttttaacttaagtacaatgtacactatcgctcttacggtgaaggaaaacatcgtaaggaaacctgcatatctagatttagcacatctagatatgtgaacccaccaacccgcagtggaccagcgtggtgggaaatggtccaagcttaggaaagcagtttagaccttgggaatATGCAAAAACTTACACCCCCactgagaatagaatagaatagagcaAACAATTAGTATACGTACTGGGAACgcagcatttttttttacttttttttaaatataagtaactaggtatacTTTAATTGAGGTACAAACACACAGTAAAGTAACGTTCTCTCACTACTCACCTAAATCACAATCTTCACTGTTTTGGACGGATGTGTTGTGAGCATAACAGCTACTTGAAGGAAGATCGCACTGCCGGTCTTTAGATATCCTGGGGTTACTGGAAGAAgatatcattttttattatattttttacctagtacctacattattaggCATAGGCACATCACATTAGCAGgaattgtaattttaacaccACGCCCGGATTGTTTTATGTTCGACTTTACTGAATGAAGCAGACTCGGTTGGGGCTGAACATCTACTATACGACTCGCCTACACGAATTATCATGAAAGTACTGGATTGTATGAGGCCCATTGCATCATTTACCATTTCAATTTAGACGGGTACGCTTATGATGAGTCAAATCtgttaaaaatagaaaatgatGGTGTGTGAATGATCTTTAAACCTACGTCCGTCGGTTGATACGTGGATTTTATacttaacataaaatttattctCTGTTATATCCTGTAAGTACCTCAatagttattatatttaaattcattataacTTAGTATTAGTGGCccagttctgggcatgtattatttaggGACAAACAAAGGTTAGTTTGCCgacgacacgataagaagaagaagaagataataACTTAATTTGACTTACTTTCTACTTCTGAATTCTTGTTTTCTTGTCGGAGCATTATTCTCCTTTGTACTTCTGCTTATTGAATCTTTTGGTGACTTTTCAACTCGCTTCGTATATGGCTTCGTATTTTTCGAGGCATTCGCTATTTGATTACAGTTTCCATCAGTTATTGTCACGGAATTTAAACCACTTCTATTTGGTGCGAATAATTTCTCACGATCTCGGAGTTCGTCTAATTTTGGAATGATTTTTCTCAGTTCTGTGCTAAGCTGTTTTATTGTGTTCTCGACATTGTTACTAAGTTTGTCTGTGTCATAATCTTGTTCGCTTATATTAATTTCCTCCTTTCCATCTGACAAGAGAGCATCAGCAATCTTATGGTTGACATTACTCTCTATTAACAAAAATGTAGGTCTGCTCTGATTCATCTCTTTTAAGGCATTTGATTCATTTTCCTTAACACTAATTTCCGCTATCGATTTATCATCAACGTAATCTGATTTGTGGCGACTGTTCACTTCATACTCGTTAATATCACACTGGGTCGcaaccaatttttttataacgtGATTTACTACGTCGCTTATGTTGTTTATTGTATTTTCTATAGGTTTAGTAACATTATCTTGAATATCTTTTTTCAATTCTTCTATTTCGTCTTGgatgtttatattataatttaaaacatgCTTTATTTCATCCTCAATTTCTTTATTGAAATCTCCGATGATGtcttttgtgttaaaattattCTCTATATCTGTAGCTGAGCAATTGTAATCAAAGCATAATGTATCAGAATTATTGTTATGTGATAACGTTTTTAATAAATCAGGTATATCGTTAtgaatttgattgttttgctctTCTAGAATTTCAGTTATTCCATCATTTTGATTATTTAATAGCGAATCAGTAATAATGGTATTGTTGTTGTTATTCACATTGGATAACTCAATACTCAtttcattttgtttaatatcacTTTCATAGGTAGCATCAGTTATTTCTACATCTATATCGTCATCAGTCATATCATTTTCAGATTGATAATAATTCTCTATGTTTGATGAGTAATcctgaaaatataaacaaaacttGTTTAggaatacattttaaaaattaattcacTCTTACACTGAGTAAACTAGTAGGCTGATAACATAAAGTTGGTCATGAAATATCACGTTAAGAAACAGCGTGTAAAAATTCAGTGCCACAGACAGACACCCATCTTCTCTTTAGAGAAGTAGGTAAATGCCCCTCGAGTTCGAGAGTAGGTAAACAGAGTCGTGGCTACTCACAGATGCCAATATGCATGCTCGGTTGCAATAtaaagggtgttgcaaaaagagtatactaagccgaaacctacatgtctaagcccgaaactgaaatcagaatgtcaaaattcgtgaaaaaaaaacattctccatagtaaaaaagtcatgTGACCAACAAATGGttaaagtttctatggaaaatgaatttttttttcgcgaattttgaaattctgatttcagtttcgggcttagatataccatgctgcacatgtaggtttcggcttagtataccctttttgcaacatcctgtattgtccggcctagtttggggtcggatggcagTGTGTGAGAAGTCcccatatatttattgttttagtgTTCACCTGTAAGGTATGTGCTAGGTGTTGGAACCCCGGGTAGTTGGGGTTCACAATGCCGCGGGGGCCTTGCAGAGAGCCTTTGTCAGACGTTTCTTCGGTATCAGAATGTTCAAATGCCCTTTCCTCGTCGTCGATCGGCGTTGACAATGTTGAAACATTACTGTTTGCTGAAATCGTTGGTTTAAGGGTTAGTTACTATCTTATTGGTCATCTTAAAGCTGCACGAGGAAAGTTGTATAACGACAGAGTGTTTTGACCTACTGTAGAGTCCTTACATGAGGCCTATATCGAGGAGTAGTCAATAACAGGCTGATGACAATGATTATCATTGTCGTCATGCCGATAGAGACATTATGAACTACTTACGAATCGGAAAGTTCCTGAAAAAAATACCCTTTTTCTATACAGCGTTGGTACGGTACGCCTATGActtcaatttattatttcttgaGAATACTAAGGAAACTTCAATAGGACTTACCAATAAAACTTTCACATGAAGTGAGAAAACTTTCTGTGGCACCCTCCAGGGTTGCGAATTCTGTTTTATTGCGCAAATCCTCAAAGTTATGGTCGTCGTCCTTGTCGAGTCTGTACTGCTGGTTGCATACTAGTCCACTCAGCACACTTGCTTCTGTTCGCAGGCTATCAGCT
This is a stretch of genomic DNA from Plutella xylostella chromosome 4, ilPluXylo3.1, whole genome shotgun sequence. It encodes these proteins:
- the LOC105384071 gene encoding schwannomin-interacting protein 1 homolog isoform X3, whose translation is MKLKQLIDNGNIETLNRINSSDINRRPQNRNWSDIGSLESRDHYDNLNTLETLQYFESNHFRNTNYRSGSELLTNSVGTNAADSLRTEASVLSGLVCNQQYRLDKDDDHNFEDLRNKTEFATLEGATESFLTSCESFIANSNVSTLSTPIDDEERAFEHSDTEETSDKGSLQGPRGIVNPNYPGFQHLAHTLQDYSSNIENYYQSENDMTDDDIDVEITDATYESDIKQNEMSIELSNVNNNNNTIITDSLLNNQNDGITEILEEQNNQIHNDIPDLLKTLSHNNNSDTLCFDYNCSATDIENNFNTKDIIGDFNKEIEDEIKHVLNYNINIQDEIEELKKDIQDNVTKPIENTINNISDVVNHVIKKLVATQCDINEYEVNSRHKSDYVDDKSIAEISVKENESNALKEMNQSRPTFLLIESNVNHKIADALLSDGKEEINISEQDYDTDKLSNNVENTIKQLSTELRKIIPKLDELRDREKLFAPNRSGLNSVTITDGNCNQIANASKNTKPYTKRVEKSPKDSISRSTKENNAPTRKQEFRSRNNPRISKDRQCDLPSSSCYAHNTSVQNSEDCDLGSFDVYNIETALPTLDIDTIESHLRAAKEAERRKRNDREEIRKRLAMGADTEDYYSLGHTDRPLKKPSLQSRLQSGAKLRPSSLSLSKKSRSTQSLGHVEVRESDFLALQATLQTEARMALAQAKELARIEMERERRCRSVSPVTEMLRRSMEAAGAPLAADRRRVSRHLLTDMNIAQLQVIVNALHGEISALNGELVQRLLARDELHMGQDAMLVDIEDLTRYLGVKEQTKKTKGTTKSAVRRLTSFVNK
- the LOC105384071 gene encoding schwannomin-interacting protein 1 homolog isoform X2, which translates into the protein MKLKQLIDNGNIETLNRINSSDINRRPQNRNWSDIGSLESRDHYDNLNTLETLQYFESNHFRNTNYRSGSELLTNSVGTNAADSLRTEASVLSGLVCNQQYRLDKDDDHNFEDLRNKTEFATLEGATESFLTSCESFIGNSNVSTLSTPIDDEERAFEHSDTEETSDKGSLQGPRGIVNPNYPGFQHLAHTLQDYSSNIENYYQSENDMTDDDIDVEITDATYESDIKQNEMSIELSNVNNNNNTIITDSLLNNQNDGITEILEEQNNQIHNDIPDLLKTLSHNNNSDTLCFDYNCSATDIENNFNTKDIIGDFNKEIEDEIKHVLNYNINIQDEIEELKKDIQDNVTKPIENTINNISDVVNHVIKKLVATQCDINEYEVNSRHKSDYVDDKSIAEISVKENESNALKEMNQSRPTFLLIESNVNHKIADALLSDGKEEINISEQDYDTDKLSNNVENTIKQLSTELRKIIPKLDELRDREKLFAPNRSGLNSVTITDGNCNQIANASKNTKPYTKRVEKSPKDSISRSTKENNAPTRKQEFRSRNNPRISKDRQCDLPSSSCYAHNTSVQNSEDCDLGSFDVYNIETALPTLDIDTIESHLRAAKEAERRKRNDREEIRKRLAMGADTEDYYSLGHTDRPLKKPSLQSRLQSGKNLQICFMNETASDNESQTSDAERNLIYNNKNLSKSSIFSKSNYSLNNHPYQTRPLSVNISKNDRISTVQSGAKLRPSSLSLSKKSRSTQSLGHVEVRESDFLALQATLQTEARMALAQAKELARIEMERERRCRSVSPVTEMLRRSMEAAGAPLAADRRRVSRHLLTDMNIAQLQVIVNALHGEISALNGELVQRLLARDELHMGQDAMLVDIEDLTRYLGVKEQTKKTKGTTKSAVRRLTSFVNK
- the LOC105384071 gene encoding schwannomin-interacting protein 1 homolog isoform X1, yielding MKLKQLIDNGNIETLNRINSSDINRRPQNRNWSDIGSLESRDHYDNLNTLETLQYFESNHFRNTNYRSGSELLTNSVGTNAADSLRTEASVLSGLVCNQQYRLDKDDDHNFEDLRNKTEFATLEGATESFLTSCESFIANSNVSTLSTPIDDEERAFEHSDTEETSDKGSLQGPRGIVNPNYPGFQHLAHTLQDYSSNIENYYQSENDMTDDDIDVEITDATYESDIKQNEMSIELSNVNNNNNTIITDSLLNNQNDGITEILEEQNNQIHNDIPDLLKTLSHNNNSDTLCFDYNCSATDIENNFNTKDIIGDFNKEIEDEIKHVLNYNINIQDEIEELKKDIQDNVTKPIENTINNISDVVNHVIKKLVATQCDINEYEVNSRHKSDYVDDKSIAEISVKENESNALKEMNQSRPTFLLIESNVNHKIADALLSDGKEEINISEQDYDTDKLSNNVENTIKQLSTELRKIIPKLDELRDREKLFAPNRSGLNSVTITDGNCNQIANASKNTKPYTKRVEKSPKDSISRSTKENNAPTRKQEFRSRNNPRISKDRQCDLPSSSCYAHNTSVQNSEDCDLGSFDVYNIETALPTLDIDTIESHLRAAKEAERRKRNDREEIRKRLAMGADTEDYYSLGHTDRPLKKPSLQSRLQSGKNLQICFMNETASDNESQTSDAERNLIYNNKNLSKSSIFSKSNYSLNNHPYQTRPLSVNISKNDRISTVQSGAKLRPSSLSLSKKSRSTQSLGHVEVRESDFLALQATLQTEARMALAQAKELARIEMERERRCRSVSPVTEMLRRSMEAAGAPLAADRRRVSRHLLTDMNIAQLQVIVNALHGEISALNGELVQRLLARDELHMGQDAMLVDIEDLTRYLGVKEQTKKTKGTTKSAVRRLTSFVNK